The DNA segment ACGATGTCGTACTTGTAGGTAACGAAGGATTACTTGCTGAAATAATTGAAATCGTAGGCGATACAGCAACCATTCAAGTTTATGAAGAAACAGATGGTTTGAAGCCGGGCGAACCCGTTGTAAACACACAAAAACCTCTTAGTGTTGCTCTTGCTCCAGGTCTACTCACAAGCGTTTTTGACGGTGTTCAAAGACCTCTTGAATCCATAAAAGAACAATCAGGAACCTTCATCACCCGAGGAATAAACGTTGAGGCACTCGATACCAAAAAGAAATGGGATTTTAAAGCAGTAGCGAAAAAAGGCGATGAAGTTAAACCAGGAGATATACTTGGAGAAGTTCAAGAAACAAGCATCATCACACACAAAATAATGGTTCCACCAGGAGTGAGTGGAAAAATTACGAGCATTGAAAGTGGTAAAAAAACAATCACACAAGATATTGCAGTCATAGGAAAAACCCCTGTTCAAATGCTCCAATACTGGCCAGTAAAACGTCCTAGGCCGTATTTACATAAAGAAGAGCTTAGTGAACCGCTCATTACAGGACAACGCATTTATGATATCTTCTTCCCCTCAGCAAAAGGAGGCCAATGTGCAATTCCAGGACCCTTTGGTTCAGGAAAGACAGTAACTCAGCAAGCAATTGCAAAATGGTGTGACGCACAAATTATCGTCTACATTGGTTGTGGGGAGCGAGGAAATGAAATGACTGAAGTACTTCGAGAATTCCCCCATCTCCAAGATCCAAAAACAGGTAAACCACTCATGGATAGGACAGTTCTTGTTGCAAACACTTCCAACATGCCCGTTGCTGCAAGAGAGGCTTCCATCTACACAGGAATGACTATTGCGGAATACTACCGAGATATGGGCTATGATGTGGCACTTATGGCAGACTCTACATCTCGCTGGGCTGAGGCAATGAGAGAAATTTCCGGCCGACTCGAAGAAATGCCAGGAGAAGAAGGATACCCTGCGTACCTTGCAACAAAACTAGCTCAATTCTATGAAAGAGCAGGAAAAGTAAAAACACTCAATGAAAAACAAGGATCCATAACTGTTATTGGTGCAGTAAGTCCTGCAGGAGGTGATTTTTCAGAGCCTGTTACTCAAAACACTCTAAAAATTGCAAAAGTTTTCTGGGCACTTGATGCCAAACTTGCTGCAAAAAGACATTATTGGGCAATAAATTGGCTTCAATCATACTCTTTGTACACAGATGAAACTGACAAATGGTATGATACGCATATCGGAGAAAAGTGGAGTGACTATCGTAAGCTTCTCATGTCCCTCTTACAACAAGAGTCATCCCTTCTTGAAATTGCACAACTTGTTGGAAAAGATAGTCTTCCTGAACAAGAACAATTTATCTTGCTCACAACAAGACTTATCCGCGAAGATATCTTACAACAAAACGCATTCAATGAAGTAGATATGTACTGTGATCCTAAGAAACAGTATGAAATGATGAAAAACATCGCAGCTTTTTTTGAAGAAGGAAAGCTAACCATAGCACAAGGCAAAAAAAGTATTCAAGAAATTGAACAAATGGATATCGTTGAAAAAATCGGACGAATGAAATACGAGGACATCTCAAAAGTAAGACAACTTTATGAAGAGATTTCGGAGGCGCTCAAATGAAAGTATACAAAACCATTAACACTGTTAAAGGCCCTCTTGCAGTTATCGAGGGTGTAAAGAATATTGCTTCTAAAGAGCTTGCTCAAATTACCCTTCAAGATGGCAGTGTACTTAACGGTCAAGTCCTTGAAGTTCACGAAGATAAAGCAGTTGTACAAGTCTTTGAAGGAACAACAGGACTCTCATCAACAAATGTCAAGGTCAAGTTTAGCGGAAAAACCGCAACCATTGGAGTCTCAAAAAAAATGCTGGGACGGATTTTTGATGGTATGGGCAGACCTCTTGATGGACTTCGCGCATTTTCTGAAAAAGAATTAGACATTAACGGATCTCCCATAAACCCAGCGTCTCGACTAAACCCCTTCGAGTTCATTCAGACAGGAGTTTCAACAATCGATTGCATGATCCCTCTTGTTAGAGGTCAAAAACTGCCAATTTTCTCCCTCTCCGGGATGCCCCATAATAAATTAGCAGCGCAAATTGCTCGCCAAGCAACAGTTCTTGATGGATCAGAGTTCGCAGTTGTTTTTGCTGCAATGGGAATTTCTCAAAGCGAAGCTGATTTTTTTAAACGAGAATTTGAACAAACTGGCGCGCTTAAAAACACTGTTTTATTCCTCAACCTCGCGTCAGACCCTAGTGTTGAGCGGATTATGACTCCTCGCGTAGCACTTACAACTGCAGAATACCTCGCATTTGAGAAAAACATGCATGTGTTGGTAATTCTCACGGACATTACCAATTACTGTGAAGCATTACGTGAAATTAGTGCTGCAAGAAGTGAAGTTCCAGGAAGACGAGGATACCCCGGATACATGTACACAGATTTAGCAATGCTCTACGAACGTGCAGGGAAAATTGAAGGGTCAAAGGGCTCGCTCACACAACTTCCCATCCTTACCATGCCAGGAGATGATAAAACACACCCTGTTCCGGATCTGACGGGGTATATTACTGAAGGGCAAATCATTATTGATAGATCTCTTGCTAAAACAAACATTAATCCCCCCATTAACATTTTAGGGTCTCTTTCCCGTCTTAAAGTTGGAAAAGGGCAAATCCGAGAAGAT comes from the Candidatus Woesearchaeota archaeon genome and includes:
- a CDS encoding V-type ATP synthase subunit A, translated to MKSKAKITKISGPVIQATGLTDAKINDVVLVGNEGLLAEIIEIVGDTATIQVYEETDGLKPGEPVVNTQKPLSVALAPGLLTSVFDGVQRPLESIKEQSGTFITRGINVEALDTKKKWDFKAVAKKGDEVKPGDILGEVQETSIITHKIMVPPGVSGKITSIESGKKTITQDIAVIGKTPVQMLQYWPVKRPRPYLHKEELSEPLITGQRIYDIFFPSAKGGQCAIPGPFGSGKTVTQQAIAKWCDAQIIVYIGCGERGNEMTEVLREFPHLQDPKTGKPLMDRTVLVANTSNMPVAAREASIYTGMTIAEYYRDMGYDVALMADSTSRWAEAMREISGRLEEMPGEEGYPAYLATKLAQFYERAGKVKTLNEKQGSITVIGAVSPAGGDFSEPVTQNTLKIAKVFWALDAKLAAKRHYWAINWLQSYSLYTDETDKWYDTHIGEKWSDYRKLLMSLLQQESSLLEIAQLVGKDSLPEQEQFILLTTRLIREDILQQNAFNEVDMYCDPKKQYEMMKNIAAFFEEGKLTIAQGKKSIQEIEQMDIVEKIGRMKYEDISKVRQLYEEISEALK
- a CDS encoding V-type ATP synthase subunit B, which encodes MKVYKTINTVKGPLAVIEGVKNIASKELAQITLQDGSVLNGQVLEVHEDKAVVQVFEGTTGLSSTNVKVKFSGKTATIGVSKKMLGRIFDGMGRPLDGLRAFSEKELDINGSPINPASRLNPFEFIQTGVSTIDCMIPLVRGQKLPIFSLSGMPHNKLAAQIARQATVLDGSEFAVVFAAMGISQSEADFFKREFEQTGALKNTVLFLNLASDPSVERIMTPRVALTTAEYLAFEKNMHVLVILTDITNYCEALREISAARSEVPGRRGYPGYMYTDLAMLYERAGKIEGSKGSLTQLPILTMPGDDKTHPVPDLTGYITEGQIIIDRSLAKTNINPPINILGSLSRLKVGKGQIREDANAVADQIYSCYATGREIRELVAVIGKGALTQREVTYLEFAEAFEKEFVNQGFETNRSIEQTLDLGWELLSKFPKSELKKISAELLSKYYKERTTQEISDTN